TGCTCAGGGGTTGCGGAGTGGCATTCAGCCGGATACTGGAAGCCGGCCCGGCATTTTCCACGAGCACCGGTGAGCCGGGCGTAGGCAGCGAGTTGCTGAAAAACTCCAGCCGGTATGCATAGGCCGTCGTCAGGGTATTGACGCCGGTGTCCACGAAGGCCGTGTCGTTCAGGTCGGCGGTGGTTTTCACTTGCACGAAGGCCGCAGCGGCCGGCGACTGGCCTGGGGCCCGGAACAACCGGTAGCCCAGCGGGGGCAGGAAGCCGCCGCTGCTGGTGGGCTTGGTCCAGCGCACGGTAATCTGCCCGGCCGTAGCCGTGCGGTCTACTGTCACGTTGGTGAAGCGCGCCGAGCGGCCCGACAGCGTTATGCAGGCTTCCTGCGAGGCAATGCTCTGCCCCCCAGCCGGCAAGGCAAACTGCACGAAGATGCGGTAGCAATACGTCTTGCCTCGCTCCAGACCCTGGCCGGCCCGGTCGTCAATAAAGTTGCGGGTGCCTACGGGCACCGTCCCAATCTGCACGTAGCCCGCTGAGGCCGGAATACCCGTTTCGCAGGGGCCAGGAGTGAAGTTGCTGGGTCCTTCGCGCCGGAAGATTAGCATCTGGGCCCCAGGATTGGGGCAGCTGTAGGCGTCCCAGTTGAGCACGGCCGTGTTGCCCGACTGCGCCGCCCGCAGGTTGAGCGGTGGCGGCCCAATCACCCGAATGCTCAGCAGCCGCTCGTCAATCAACGCGGCCCCGCAGTTGTTGGCTGGCCGGTCTTCGGCCTTAAACAGTACGCGGTGCGGTTCCTGGCGGATGTCGAGGCAGCCCGGCGTCCAGCGGAACACGCCGCGGGCCCTTGCCGGACCAGTCTGCGTCTGCACGAAGCTGGCCGGCTGGGGCAGCATCCCGCCGAAGGCTAACAAAGTAACAGGATTATTCTCGGGGTCGGTGGCGGTAATAACCTCCTCAATGGGCGTGCCCGCTATTACGCAGCGCTCTGCGGGCACCGTAACAGTGGGACGCAAGTTGTTGTTCGGACCCACGGTAATCTGCATGTCCCGCGTCACGATACCGATACGTTGGGGCCGGCCGCCCGGTACTCGGCGCCATTCTTCCACCACAAAGGCAATGTTATAGTCGCCAATCTGCGAGGGTGCGTTCCAGACAATCTGGCCCGTGCGTGCGTCCTGCTGGAAAATGGCGGCTTCGCCCGGCCGCCCCACCGGCGGCCCCGCGTACGGCACCTGCACCGACCCAAAAAATGGGTCGTCGGGGTAGCGGAAGCTGATGGTTGTCTGGGGCTGGGGGCGGTTTACGTTGGGCGTCGTTTGCAGCAGCACGGCATCCACACCGCCGGGCACGTGCTGGCTGGGCACCAAACGAAACGCCAGAGAGTCGCCGTCGGCATCGGAGGCGGCGGGGTTGTGCAGAAATACCTGGCTGCGGCTGGCCCGGTCAAAAGCCGGGGCGTTGAGTACCGGGGAGCGGTTGATGCCCAGCGAGGGGTCGATGGTGATGCGGGTGGAGATGTAGAACGACTGTGTTTCAGAGGCGCTCATGTTCTTCACCCCGATGCTGCGGTTCTCCCCAATGTAGTGCACCGTGTAGGAGCCGGGTGCGTTGTAGGTGTGCTCAAAATAATACACGTTGCGAAACGTGGTACCATCACAGCCCACCGACGTCTTGCTAAAGCGCTTAACGGCCCGTACGCCCGAAAACTCCCCGTCCCCGAAAAAGATGGTCACGGCGTCTTCGTCCACGCTGGTGTTGACGTTGCTCTGGTAAAGCACCATCTTGAAAAAGATACGCCGGGGGTTGCGGGCGGCCGTGGTGTCGGTCTTAGCCTGAATGTCGCCGGCGCGCAAGTGCGTGGCTTGCGCAGCGGGCAGCATGGCCCCCCAGGCTAGTGCCACCAGCAGGAGCAACAGCAGGTATTTTCCCGCGCGGAGAGGTAGCGGAAGCATCATGTAGTCAAGTTATCGGAAAGCCGGAGAATTACCAGAACAACGACCTAATTAAAAACCCACAAGTCTTAACAAATTGTCCTTTTAATGGGTTATTAGATCAATGCTAGGTAACTAACGGAGTTGGCAAGGGATAGATTCACTGGAACGTGAAACTGCCCCGTAGATTGTTTCCTTCGCGGTTGGCACCTACCTTTGGCCGGTACAACCGACCCACCCAAACATTTCAATAGCTCTCTATGAGTTGGATTACCAAAACCTTTTCCAGCAGCATCGGCCGCAAGGTTATCGTAGCCATTACGGGCCTGTTTTTGTGCACCTTCCTGGTAGTACACTTGGTCGGCAACTTGCAGTTATTCAAGGATGACGGCGGTTTGGCCTTCAATACGTACTCCCACTTCATGAGCACCAACGGCCTGATCCGGGTGGCCGAAATCATCTTGGTAGCTGGCTTCGGTTTTCACATCTACGAAACCATCGTGCTGACCCGCCGCAACCAAACGGCCCGCAGCAGCAAGTACGTCGTCGACCACATCGAGCAGAATAGCCCCTGGAGGTCCCGCAACATGGGCCTGCTGGGCTCCATCATTCTGGTCTTCCTCGTTATTCACCTCTACAACTTCTATTGGCGCTTCCACTACGGCGAAGTCGGCCTGGATGCCGGCGGCAACAAAGACCTCTACGCCATCGTGGCTGAGTCCTTTAAGGTGTGGTGGTACGTGGCCCTGTACGTGGCGGCCCAGGCTGCTTTGTGTTTTCACCTGCTGCACGGCTTCGCCAGCGGCTTTCAGACTTTGGGGCTTACTCACCGCAAGTACACGCCCCTCATCCAGAACGTAGGCTATGCCTTCTCCATTCTGGTGTGCGCGGGCTTCGCTGCCATGCCGCTGTACTTCTTCTTTTTTAAATAAGTCCTAACCTCGTTTCTGCGATGATCCTGGATTCCAAAATTCCCGAAGGGCCGCTGGCCGAGAAGTGGGAGAAGCACAAGTTCAACGTCAAGCTCGTCAACCCCGCCAACAAGCGGAAGTACGACGTGATTGTGGTGGGCACGGGCCTGGCCGGCGCCTCGGCTGCCGCCTCGCTGGCCGAGTTGGGTTACAACGTCAAGGCCTTCACCTACCACGACTCGCCGCGCCGTGCCCACTCCATTGCGGCGCAAGGCGGCATCAACGCGGCCAAGAATTACCAGAACGACGGCGACTCTATCTTCCGCCTGTTCTACGACACCATTAAGGGTGGGGACTACCGGGCCCGCGAAGCCAACGTGTACCGCCTGGCGCAGGTATCGGTGAATATTATCGACCAGTGCGTGGCTCAGGGCGTGCCCTTCGCCCGTGAGTACGGCGGGCTGCTGGCCAACCGCTCGTTCGGGGGTGCCCAGGTGAGCCGCACGTTTTACGCCCGCGGCCAAACGGGGCAGCAGCTGCTGCTGGGTGCCTACTCGGCCCTGAGCCGGCAGGTAGCTTATGGCAAGGTAAAGCTGTATACCCGCAGCGAAATGCTGGACCTGGTAATTGTCGATGGCAGAGCCCGCGGCATTATTACCCGCAACCTGCTTACGGGCGAGATTCAGCAGCACGCGGCTCACGCCGTGGTGCTGGCTACCGGTGGCTACGGCAACGTGTTCTACCTGAGCACCAACGCCAAGTACTGCAACACTACCGCCATCTGGCGGGCCCACAAGAAGGGCGCCTTCTTTGCCAACCCCTGCTTCACCCAGATTCACCCCACCTGCATTCCGGTGTCGGGCGACTACCAGTCGAAGCTGACGCTGATGTCGGAGTCTTTGCGCAACGACGGGCGCGTGTGGGTGCCCAAGACCCAGGAAATGGCTGAGCGCCTGCGCGCCGGACAAATCCGGGTGAATGATATTCCGGAAGAGGAGCGTGACTACTTCTTGGAGCGCAAGTATCCGGCCTTCGGCAACCTGGTGCCCCGCGACGTGGCGTCGCGCAATGCCAAGCAGATGTGCGACGAAGGCCGCGGCGTGGGCGGTTCGGGCCTGGCGGTGTACCTCGACTTCGAGGACGCCATCAAGCGCAATGGCGCCGAGTGGGTAAGCCAGAAGTACGGCAACCTGTTTGCCATGTACGAGAAGATTACCGGCGAAGACCCCTACCAGCAGCCCATGCGCATCTACCCGGCCGTGCACTACACCATGGGCGGCCTGTGGGTGGATTACAACCTGCAAACCACGATTCCGGGCCTGTACGCCACCGGAGAGTGCAACTTCTCCGACCACGGCGCCAACCGCCTTGGAGCTTCGGCGCTGATGCAGGGCCTGGCCGACGGCTACTTCGTGATTCCCTACACCATTGGGGATTACCTGGCCCAGACGGCTCCCACACCGGTGACCACCCAGCACCCGGCTTTCCAGCAGGCAGAGGCCGAAGTGCACGCCCGCGTGCAGCAGCTGATGAGCATCAACGGCAAGCGCACCCCGGCCGAGTTCCACAAGGCTCTGGGCCACATTATGTGGGAGTACTGCGGCATGGCTCGCAACGCCCAAGGCTTGCAGCACGCCAAGCAGGAGATTCAGAAGCTGCGCCGCGAGTTCTGGACCGACCTCAAGCTCAGCGGCACCGACCAGGAAATGAACCAGATGCTGGAAAGCGCCGGCCGCGTGGCTGACTTCCTAGAGCTGGGTGAGCTGATGATTGACGATGCCCTGCAACGCAACGAAAGCTGCGGCGGCCACTTCCGCGAGGAGTACCAGACGCCGGAAGGCGAAGCCCTGCGCGACGACGATAATTTTGCCTACGTGGCCGCCTGGGAATACCAGGGTGACAACCAGGCCGAAGCCTTGCACCGCGAAGAGTTGGTCTTTGAAAACGTGAAGCTCACGCAGCGGAGTTATAAGTAAATTTTAGACATAAGATGATGAGACATGAGAAGTGAGACGATGTTCTGACTTCCAAGAAAACATACTAGAACAACGTCTCACTTCTCACTTCTCACCGTCTCACTTCTCTCAATACAATGGCTGGAAGTAACCCCAATGCCAAACCCATGAATCTGACTTTGCGCGTGTGGCGGCAGAAAAACCGCAACACCGAAGGTCGTATCGTTGACTATCAGGTAAAGGACATTTCGCCCGACATGTCCTTTCTGGAGATGCTCGACGTGCTGAACGAAGACCTATTGCGCCGGGGCGACGACCCGGTAGTCTTCGACCACGACTGCCGCGAAGGCATCTGCGGGTCCTGCAACCTGTTCATCAACGGCCGCGCCCACGGCCCGGAGGCGGGCACTACCACCTGCCAGCTGCACATGCGCAAGTTTTCCGATGGCGACACCATCACCATCGAGCCTTGGCGCGCCAACGCCTTCCCCGTCAACAAAGACCTGAGCGTGGACCGCTCGGCCTTCGACCGGATTATCCAGGCGGGCGGCTACGTGAGCGTAAACACCGGTGGCGCCCCCGACGCCAACGAAATTCCGATTCCGAAGGAAATTGCGGACCGGGCTTTTGAGGCGGCTACCTGCATTGCCTGCGGGGCCTGCGTGGCTTCGTGCAAAAACGCTTCGGCCATGCTGTTTGTCTCGGCCAAGGTAAGCCAGCTGGCGTTGCTGCCGCAAGGCCACGTGGAGCGCAAAACCCGCGTGGAGAACATGGTAGCTCAAATGGATAAGGAAGGCTTCGGGGCCTGCACCAACATCGGCTCCTGCGCCGCGGAGTGCCCGGTGGGTATTTCCCTGGAAAACATTGCCATCCTGAACCAGGAGTTTATCCTGGCCAAGGCTACTTCCAATAACCTTGCATAAAGGAGGCTTGTTGTAGAGCTTAGAAAGGCGAAACGGCTACCCGTTTCGCCTTTTTTTATTGTCTTCTCCTTCTTCCAAGAAGCCCTACCGTACATCATCCGTTGCCGTGGCTTGGCGCCCAACATTTCCTAAGCTTCTATTTTTCTGTGCTTCGTCTGGTTGTCGAGGTCTTACTTTTCCCTTCTCTGTACTCACTTCTGCTTAGATGATAACCATCATTTCCGGCACCAACCGGCCTCGCTCCCGCGCCCGGCGCGTAGCCGACTACTATTACTCCTTGCTGGCCCAGCAGGGCGCTCCGGCCCAGGTTCTGGACTTAACCGAACTGCCCCCTGACTTCACCGCCACGGCCCTTTACGCCGACACCGGCCGCCACGACGGCTTCAACCAGCTGGCGCGTCTGGCCGAAGAAGCCGACAAGCTGGTGTTTGTGGTGCCGGAGTACAACTGCTCGTTTCCGGGGGTGCTGAAGGCTTTTATCGACGGCCTCCCCTACTCCGGCGGCATCCGCGGCAAAAAAGCGGCGCTGGTGGGTCTGGGCAGCGGCAACCAGGGTGGCATCCTGGCCCTCAATCACCTTACCGACGTGCTGATGTACCTGGGCACGGCCGTGTTGCCCCAGCGCGTGCGCCTGCCTTTCATCGACCAGCACCTCACCGAAGACGGCGACATAACTGATGCCTTGTACCGGGACTTGCTCCGGGAGCAAGCTGGGCAGCTGGTGCGGTTTTAGGCGTAAACAGGTAGATAGTTATCTGAAGCAGCCGTAGATTATATCAGATAAGCCATATCTTGCCGCGTATTTGCTTTGTTCGTGCTGTTGGTATGGCTCGCTTTACCGCTCTGTTTTTATGCCTGCTTCTGCTGCTCCAGACGTTTAGTCGGGAGCTGCTGGTGCTGCATTACCAAGCGCGGAAGGTGGAAATTACGCGGCTGTTCTGCGTCAACCAGGACAAGCCGCGGCTGCACTGCAACGGCAAGTGCCACCTGCGCAAGCAGCTGAAGAAGGCCGCTACGTCTGAAAATGGCTCCCCGGATGCCGGGCTGGCCAAGGTCAAGTACGAGGTGCTGCCTCCGGGGCCGCGCTTCGAGCCCCAGCCCATGTGGCGGCTAGGCTCCGGCCGGGCTTCTTACGCGCCCAGCGTGCAGCCGTGCTACGCCTTTTCGCCTGTGCACGGCGTTTTTCATCCTCCCGCGTCGCGGGTCTGATTCGTGCCAGAGGCGCCGCCCCGACTGAGTGGCGCCTCCTACCCCTGTGCTTCATCTGGTGCAGCAGGGTTGTCGCCTTTTCAGTACCCATTCGACTCGTTTTCAAGATGAAACTCCGCACGTTTCTTACTCAATTTTTGAGCTTCACGCTTTCCGCTGCTGCGCTTACCGCGTGTAGCGACGACAAAGACGCCACCTCCGCTACGCCCGCACCCGGCACCCTCGACATTGAGGTAAGCCACGTGGTGGGTTCGGCCCCGCTCACGCTCAACAGCAGCACGTTCTACACTACCGCCAGCGGACAGCAATTCAAGGTTTCAACCTTCAACTACTACCTGTCCAACTTCAAGCTGAAAAAGGCCGATGGCACCGAGTACGCCGCGCCGGAAAGCTACTTCCTGATCAGGGAGTCGGACCCGGCAACGAAAGCCTTCACGCTGAAAGACGTGCCGGCCGGCGACTATACCTCGCTCACGTTTACGCTGGGCGTGGACAGTGTGCGCAACGTGTCGGGGGCGCAGACCGGCGCCCTGGACCCCAGCAACGGCATGTTCTGGACCTGGAACTCCGGCTACATCTACACCAAGCTGGAAGGCTCCTCGCCCCAGGCCGGCGGCAACCAGCAGCTCGTTTTTCACATTGGCGGCTTCAAAAAGCCCAACAACACCATCCGCACCCTGTCGCCCTCGCTGAACGGGGCCGTGGTGCAGGTGCGTAATGGCCGAACGCCCACCGTTCACTTGCAGGCCGATGTGCTGAAGATGTTTACCGGCGTTACTACCATCGACTTCGCCAAGCTCTCGAACACGATGGGCGGGCCCAGTTCCGTGCTGGTAGCTGATAACCAGGCTGCTGGTATGCTCCGCGTCGACCACGTGCACGGTAACTAGCTCGGGCCGGATGTTTCGGAACCGATTGGTCTGGCTGGCCCTAGTGGGGCTGGCTGGGCCGCTGCTGGCCGCCTGCACGCCGGATGCCGACGTGGCGCCGGCCTGGGAAGTGCCGGGCGCTACTGTGCCGGTCAACTTCCCGGCGCCCGTGTACCCGGTGGATCAAAACCCGCCCACTCGGGAAGCGTTTGAGCTGGGGCGCACCTTGTTCTACGACCCGCGCCTCTCGCGCACCGGCGACATTTCGTGCGGGAGCTGTCATCAGCAGTTTGTGGCCTTTGCCCACCAGGACCACCGCCTCAGCCACGGCGTCGACAACCGCCTGAGCACCCGCAACGCACCGGCCCTGCAAAACCTGCGCTGGCGCCGGGAGCTGCTCTGGGATGGCGGTGCCAAACACCTGGAAACCATGCCGCTGGCGCCCATCACCAACCCCGTGGAGATGGATGAAACCTTGGACGGGGTGCTGGCCAAGCTCAACGCCGACCCCACGTATCAGCGCCGGTTTGAACAGGTGTTTGGCCGCAAGCCCATCGACTCGCAGCAACTGCTTAAAGCCCTGGCGCAGTTTACGGCAGCCCTCACCAGCAGCAACTCCCGCTACGACAAGCACGCCCGCCGCGAAGCCGGCGGCGAGCTGTCGGCGGCCGAGCTGCGGGGCCTAGCGGTGC
This region of Hymenobacter sp. YIM 151500-1 genomic DNA includes:
- a CDS encoding NADPH-dependent FMN reductase, yielding MITIISGTNRPRSRARRVADYYYSLLAQQGAPAQVLDLTELPPDFTATALYADTGRHDGFNQLARLAEEADKLVFVVPEYNCSFPGVLKAFIDGLPYSGGIRGKKAALVGLGSGNQGGILALNHLTDVLMYLGTAVLPQRVRLPFIDQHLTEDGDITDALYRDLLREQAGQLVRF
- a CDS encoding fumarate reductase/succinate dehydrogenase flavoprotein subunit, producing the protein MILDSKIPEGPLAEKWEKHKFNVKLVNPANKRKYDVIVVGTGLAGASAAASLAELGYNVKAFTYHDSPRRAHSIAAQGGINAAKNYQNDGDSIFRLFYDTIKGGDYRAREANVYRLAQVSVNIIDQCVAQGVPFAREYGGLLANRSFGGAQVSRTFYARGQTGQQLLLGAYSALSRQVAYGKVKLYTRSEMLDLVIVDGRARGIITRNLLTGEIQQHAAHAVVLATGGYGNVFYLSTNAKYCNTTAIWRAHKKGAFFANPCFTQIHPTCIPVSGDYQSKLTLMSESLRNDGRVWVPKTQEMAERLRAGQIRVNDIPEEERDYFLERKYPAFGNLVPRDVASRNAKQMCDEGRGVGGSGLAVYLDFEDAIKRNGAEWVSQKYGNLFAMYEKITGEDPYQQPMRIYPAVHYTMGGLWVDYNLQTTIPGLYATGECNFSDHGANRLGASALMQGLADGYFVIPYTIGDYLAQTAPTPVTTQHPAFQQAEAEVHARVQQLMSINGKRTPAEFHKALGHIMWEYCGMARNAQGLQHAKQEIQKLRREFWTDLKLSGTDQEMNQMLESAGRVADFLELGELMIDDALQRNESCGGHFREEYQTPEGEALRDDDNFAYVAAWEYQGDNQAEALHREELVFENVKLTQRSYK
- a CDS encoding cytochrome-c peroxidase — encoded protein: MFRNRLVWLALVGLAGPLLAACTPDADVAPAWEVPGATVPVNFPAPVYPVDQNPPTREAFELGRTLFYDPRLSRTGDISCGSCHQQFVAFAHQDHRLSHGVDNRLSTRNAPALQNLRWRRELLWDGGAKHLETMPLAPITNPVEMDETLDGVLAKLNADPTYQRRFEQVFGRKPIDSQQLLKALAQFTAALTSSNSRYDKHARREAGGELSAAELRGLAVLRQKCASCHAGELFTDESYRNNGLDAAFAADSGRAGITGRPQDVGRFKVPSLRNVALTAPYMHDGRFRNLREVLDHYAGGMVESATLDAQLRQSGSQPGIALTEAEKTDLLAFLATLTDEAFVRDPRLAEQ
- a CDS encoding MbnP family protein, with the translated sequence MSFTLSAAALTACSDDKDATSATPAPGTLDIEVSHVVGSAPLTLNSSTFYTTASGQQFKVSTFNYYLSNFKLKKADGTEYAAPESYFLIRESDPATKAFTLKDVPAGDYTSLTFTLGVDSVRNVSGAQTGALDPSNGMFWTWNSGYIYTKLEGSSPQAGGNQQLVFHIGGFKKPNNTIRTLSPSLNGAVVQVRNGRTPTVHLQADVLKMFTGVTTIDFAKLSNTMGGPSSVLVADNQAAGMLRVDHVHGN
- a CDS encoding gliding motility-associated C-terminal domain-containing protein; translated protein: MMLPLPLRAGKYLLLLLLVALAWGAMLPAAQATHLRAGDIQAKTDTTAARNPRRIFFKMVLYQSNVNTSVDEDAVTIFFGDGEFSGVRAVKRFSKTSVGCDGTTFRNVYYFEHTYNAPGSYTVHYIGENRSIGVKNMSASETQSFYISTRITIDPSLGINRSPVLNAPAFDRASRSQVFLHNPAASDADGDSLAFRLVPSQHVPGGVDAVLLQTTPNVNRPQPQTTISFRYPDDPFFGSVQVPYAGPPVGRPGEAAIFQQDARTGQIVWNAPSQIGDYNIAFVVEEWRRVPGGRPQRIGIVTRDMQITVGPNNNLRPTVTVPAERCVIAGTPIEEVITATDPENNPVTLLAFGGMLPQPASFVQTQTGPARARGVFRWTPGCLDIRQEPHRVLFKAEDRPANNCGAALIDERLLSIRVIGPPPLNLRAAQSGNTAVLNWDAYSCPNPGAQMLIFRREGPSNFTPGPCETGIPASAGYVQIGTVPVGTRNFIDDRAGQGLERGKTYCYRIFVQFALPAGGQSIASQEACITLSGRSARFTNVTVDRTATAGQITVRWTKPTSSGGFLPPLGYRLFRAPGQSPAAAAFVQVKTTADLNDTAFVDTGVNTLTTAYAYRLEFFSNSLPTPGSPVLVENAGPASSIRLNATPQPLSNTITLNWTYNVPWDNSRRPTTVYRREPNGQFVPVAKVTGTTTSGTFTDRGTTASPLVKGRVYCYYVKTNGTYNAALPDSLINLSQELCVPLQSVPCTPVLTLRPTNCDSLASRLFELPATPPGGQRFTNFLSWTLSNQPVADCGRDIASYILYYAPNATDSLRVLTTVPGTQTTYAHTGLESAQGCYAVQAVDVNGVRSARSNIACNDNCLLFLLPNIFTPNGDQKNDTFRPKVYSPVERTNVKIFNRWGTKVYESDKDPLINWDGGGTSEGGRGTKVSDGMYFYQAEVEFRDANRTKRTFKGWVQLNR
- a CDS encoding succinate dehydrogenase/fumarate reductase iron-sulfur subunit; translation: MNLTLRVWRQKNRNTEGRIVDYQVKDISPDMSFLEMLDVLNEDLLRRGDDPVVFDHDCREGICGSCNLFINGRAHGPEAGTTTCQLHMRKFSDGDTITIEPWRANAFPVNKDLSVDRSAFDRIIQAGGYVSVNTGGAPDANEIPIPKEIADRAFEAATCIACGACVASCKNASAMLFVSAKVSQLALLPQGHVERKTRVENMVAQMDKEGFGACTNIGSCAAECPVGISLENIAILNQEFILAKATSNNLA
- a CDS encoding succinate dehydrogenase cytochrome b subunit, giving the protein MSWITKTFSSSIGRKVIVAITGLFLCTFLVVHLVGNLQLFKDDGGLAFNTYSHFMSTNGLIRVAEIILVAGFGFHIYETIVLTRRNQTARSSKYVVDHIEQNSPWRSRNMGLLGSIILVFLVIHLYNFYWRFHYGEVGLDAGGNKDLYAIVAESFKVWWYVALYVAAQAALCFHLLHGFASGFQTLGLTHRKYTPLIQNVGYAFSILVCAGFAAMPLYFFFFK